The region TAGCTACCTACAGCTGGGGCTGGATGTATGAGTATGGGACACAGCACAGCTGGTGCTCAGACCTCTAAGTCAGGAGCAGCGCATGAATGATGCTTAAGACTTTAAGGAAGGAGTGCTCCAAGACTGGGGCCCAGACAAGTGGGGTGTGGACATCCTGCAGCCAATGTTCAGACTTTTGAGGAGAAGATACGGCTAAACAGGGGCCATAGAGAACCAGGGTACGCAGCAAAACAGGTTGTGGCCCCGCTGCCCTCTTAATGGGTGCACCCCCTGGGTGCTGCTAGTTCCTTCAAGGGATCTTGCAAGGCTTCTGAGAAAGCCAAAGGAGTTGGAGCCTGGAGCCAACCATCTGTTGCTGTTGGGGTGCTGCTGCCAGAGCTGGAAATGGAAGGGAGAGTCTTCACCCTTCATCTTAATTTCCTGCCTACTGCCATGTCTTCCATTAAACGGGCTAATGGGGAGCAACTGGTCTCCAGGTCTAGCAGATGCAGTATGCAGGGCATCCATGCACTGCCGTGGAGTGGAGTAGAGAACGGAGGCCTGGAGCCTGGAAAGGCTGGTGAGTAGGTCACGCCACATCAACAGGAGAGGCTGAAACCACGGGAGCTCATGGAATTGCTTAGAGACATGTGTAATATGAAGATTGATGCATCCAGGGTGTGCACAATCCCAGGAAAGGGAGAACATAGGAgaacagggaagaagagaaagaaagtagctGGAAGACTTCTATCCTCGAGGGCAGAGGAGacaggaatgaaggaggagacagaccaCATGGCGAAATGCTCACGAAAGTACTAAGGTAACAAAAAATACCAACCATCGATTGCTGAGGGTGCCCCTGGAGTCTTTACAAAGAGCATGGTGACCGACACATGTCTAAGAGGTCATGGTCTCCTCATTAAGAGAAATCCCAGCAGCATGAAATCCCAGTAGAGAATGTTTCTGTAAGTcgagaagcagaggaagacatTATACACACCACTGTTAATTTtgcaaggaaaggggagagagaaaaaaaaaaaaaaaagaaagagcaggggATGAGACCTAAATACATTTAGATTCTCAAAGGCAGTTAGTTTTATCTGAGGCCTGGGTAAACAACTTCTGGGAAGACCCCAGGACCTGTGCTACATGCAAAAAGAGAGTTTCTCTACCCACTCGGCTCTTGCGtggttttcagaataaaaaaatcagcCCATTAGCCATGAAGATATGTAGCTGCgccagaacattttttaaaaacatgtttttatttcttactttacaGCCTGTTTGCCATTACTATCAGCCCAGAAAAGCAAGAATCACAGGGTCACAGGAGGGATCTGGGGAAGTGTCCAATTCTTCTGCAGCTGTTTCCACTTCTTATTCCACCCAGCTGCTCACTGGAGCTGCGAAAAAGTATTCCGTGCTCAGGCTTCTGCTCTCAGCCAGGGCCCCATTTTGTGGACATGCTAAGAACATAAGACCAAAAGCCAGAAGTGTTGCTGTGCCTAACCCGGCAACAGTGGCATCTGCTTGGGTCTCTATCTCCTCCGCTGTAATGAAGGTGTTGAATTAGACTATCTCTAGGAACCCTGCTCTTGAAGAGGCCATGACTGCTACATTCTCACTACAAGTGGCCAGCATGAAGATGCTACCCAATCTTTGGCCAGCTTAACCTTTGACACAGGCCCTTTTCATTATGACACTTGATGTCCCAGattgaagagggaggggaagccatGCTAACAGCTATCtgtgaaggagctggagaagcatgAGCCAGCAGTACTGCTAAGGCGGCCACAATTTGTGTCGATCACATGGGCCAGTTACTATGTGGTTGAGTCGTCTCATATTACAGACACCAGAGTCTGAACGACAAAGACCCAGGGTTACACCTCTGTCTGAAGCCAGGGTTTTAGAACTTTTCAACCATGGTTCCACCTTTCCATTCTACCTGTTTCATCTGTTAATCTGCTCACTCTATcaatccataaaataattaatgaggCCTCTACCAGCAAGTGGGGATTCCAAAGGCCAACATAACACAGTGCCTTCCCCCAGGCCCCTCAAGGCCTACAGAGGGTATTTCTCTGCAGTGTCAGAAGCTGGATTGACAGCTTCATTCATAGAATGCCCATGTTGGAGgtcaagagagaaaaatccagaGATGTTTGTTGCATGGAGCTCACAGCCAAAGGATCTTTGCTTCTCACTTTCTGTAGCTCCTGCttggcttttaattatttttcctttttttgcagcAAAGTGGTGTCAATTCAGCTCTACAGCCCCCAATCTTATCTTCAAAGGAAAGGCACTCAACTTCACAGCGACCATCCATCTTCTGACACTGCATCCTTCTGTGTATAGCTCCATGAGCTGAGGGAAGAAAGCAAGGCCTCAGTTATCCAGTAATTGGTGACCAGAAAGCAACATAACATCACCCAGGCCAAAATCACAATTCCCTATTACCGAGTCTCCTGCAGACACAGAGTACACGCCTAGCAATCAGAAAAAGCACATGTCACCCGAGCAGCTGTATGGGAGCTCAGATTCCCTGCACAACTTACACAGTGTCCCTACTGGGTATTCAATTCCCTCTGCCATAGTCATTTCTAGGATATCTAGAAGCAGAGCATGTCTTCCTGGGATAGAGGCAGTCTACTTTCTAACTTCAATAACATTCCTTCCCAATGTGTGATTG is a window of Vulpes vulpes isolate BD-2025 chromosome 7, VulVul3, whole genome shotgun sequence DNA encoding:
- the LOC140599512 gene encoding beta-defensin 107A-like → MSGAMRIFFLVSAALILLAHILSAHGAIHRRMQCQKMDGRCEVECLSFEDKIGGCRAELTPLCCKKRKNN